Within the Musa acuminata AAA Group cultivar baxijiao chromosome BXJ2-9, Cavendish_Baxijiao_AAA, whole genome shotgun sequence genome, the region CTGTGTGACTTGGAGTGGCGACTTGGTGGATCTCAGGAACTTCACTAGTGGAGGGGATGATCTATATGTTCGACTTGCTGCTTCTGAGTCTGGTAAGTGCATTGAGTCTCTCTCTGAGGTAGTATTGGATCCATGAATCAGTGGCAAAACACAGCCCCATGCCTTGTGATCTTAACAATCAGTGAGCTTAAGCTACAGTTGTTTTTTCTTCTGAAAAATCCTTTGGATTAATCATATTTATATGGTGGCTAACTTTCTTTTGTAAAGGAAATAGACCTAAAGAAATGAAATTTTCATTACTTCTGGATGGCTAGTAAAGTGATCCTGTTTCATTCATTATAATCATATACAACCCTAGATTTCTCATGTCAGAAATATCTGTAGAGTCTTCAAGGAGCAATGAGCGTGAATTGGCCATAGGTCTTCCTCTATTGCTGGGCTTTCTTCTACTGTGTTGTCTAGGTCTGCTCTTATGGTGGAGGAAGAGAGGAAAGAAACAAGGTACTGTCTTCTTCATCTGTTCTGCTAACATCTGATGGAGCATGTAGTCACTTGTACAAACTTCTACTAAAATTACATGGTTTTCTTTTCTGCATACACTAGAATATTAGGGATTGTACTGCAATTTCAGTAGAactatgcatcactcaaaatgttagCTTTTAGAATCTTTTTTTTTGAATGAGGTGTCATCATGGTTCTCAGGCATTCTTGGAACTGATACTGAGTCCTCGGTGAAGGAAACCGGCTTACTGTTGGACTTACCGAAGGTGATGGACAAAGGTACTTGGCTTTTGGTTGATGTTTCATGTTGAGAAAAATTTTGAGTCGATAATACTCTAGAAGTCAATTATCAATTTTACATCCTAAATTTGTTTAAACAAATGATGCCAATTTGCTAATTTACAGATAGCAGATTTGAGAGGCTATCATAATACAAACATATTAAGCTTCTGAAAAGCCTAGATTTTGAAAGATCACAGCAGGATTACGCTTAATCATTTCTAATGATGTTGCAGTTGATTGTAAACTGTTAGCTTAGCTGAAAGATCTTTTAAAGATTAGCATCTTCTAATCTTGAGGATTACGAAGATGACGCAGAGGACAGATAGCTTCATTATTCTGGAAAAATTGAATATAATGATAAAGAAAGCAGAAGAAGAAAACCTTTGTTTCACACTCTGTTCCTTAAGAGATCAGATTCACAAAAGCTAATTTTTGTTCAGTACCTAacaagattttgtttgaaaagCTCAAGTCATGCAAGAATTGCaaacaactggcaacaaaatTCTAAATCTTAGATGTTTTGCAATTCTGATAGGCTATAGTCTATACCGATATGTAATGCCAATCTTTCTAAAGACAAACAGCATAGGATATGAGCCAGAAACCGATCATTGAACATTCAGGTGATCACAGTTCACAGTTCAATGTTTTGCTGCTTGAGAAGCGGGATCACTGTCTACAATTACATCTTCTACTCATGAATCTCTAAGACATTGAATTGCAATATGGTTATTAAAACATTTTTACTGATCTCTTTGATCATGGTGTTTCGCAGATGACCTTTTTGGTCAAAGTAACTCATCAGGTTGTGAGAGTCTACAGCAGTTACCGAGGACAGATTTTGATACATCAGAGCAGCATTGGAGATCAATCATGATCAACTCCGAGAATGCTAATCTAAATAATGAGAGAGCAGGTGGGCATCATTCACTCCGCAACACTTGCCTTACTGATGCATGAGAGATATCAAACCATCACATACAAAATCTGAGATTTCTAATACAATTGGCACATAATACCGATAAGAATTGTAGATCTAGTAGCAATAGAATTCTACTTCACATTGTGCCAATGTCGAGCTTCCGTATCCATATCAATAGATCCAAGAAACAAAGTTTGGTTCTCAGTTGACTTTCTTTTCTTTGTCAACTAAGGTTGCAATAGGTTAGGTCTTTCTTGTTTCAGGCTCCTAATCTGTAAATAATTTGTGCCAGCTTCAGTAAATCTATTGGGGACATTGTCTTCCTATGATTTGGCTACAATAAAAGCTGCAACAAATGATTTCTCAGCTGCTAACAAACTTGGGGAAGGTGGATTTGGTGCTGTTTACAAGGTAACCTTTTAGCATTACAGCAATGCAATCTTTCATCCAAAATCTATAAAGCAAACACTGCATGGAACACTCTGCAGGATCAGTTGCAAGATGGACAAACGATTGCTGTCAAGAAATTGTCAAGGCACTCATCACAGGGCCCGGATGAGTTCAAGAATGAGCTCACACTGATTGCCAACTTACAGCACAGAAACCTCGTGCGCCTTCTTGGCTCTTGCATTGAAGGAGATGAGCGACTTCTGGTCTTAGAATACATGGAAAACGGGAGTTTAGATGCCTTCATATATGGTCAGTATCTATGCCTCATTTTCTTGGTGTTCATAATTGGTTGGACAGTATATGAAATTAATCCTTTCTTTCTGCATAGATTAGGaaaatctattttatttttttcagatCTTTGTGCAATGTCACAACTCTAATGAACATGGGCATATCATCTTCCTGTAATAATTGAATTGGCTCAGACAAAACTTCATGAAATCTTTAGTATCATATTCATTTACTCTTAGACTCTCAAAATGTTTCTGTATCACTTCTCTGTTTGTATTGCTGAGTAAAGAGTAGAAATTTGTGATATAGAATAtagaaaattatcctttcttcctTTTACGGAAAATCTGGACCGGGTAGATTTCATTTATGCATACATGCGTAGAGCAAAATAATTAAAACTTTTCATCACTCTGATCatatcaaaattgttgctagataAAACAAAAAGTGTGCTGCTAAATTGGCAAAAGCGGCTCGACATTATTGTTGGGATTGCTCGAGGACTTCTGTACCTGCATCAAGACTCTAACTTGAGGGTAATTCATCGAGATCTCAAGCCGAGCAACATCCTCCTTGACAAGGACATGAATCCAAAAATATCAGACTTTGGCATAGCAAGAATATTTGAAAGAGACGAAGGACATGAGAATGCAACCACAAGACCAGTTGGAACATTGTAAGTTTTACAGTTAAAAGAACTGTACTAAATGGATTGCTATCATAGAACATCCTAATTCTTGTTGATTTCTTACATGCAGTGGATACATGGCGCCCGAGTATTTATCGAGTGGAATCTTTTCATTCAAATccgatgtattcagcttcggtgttATAGTACTGGAAATCTTGAGTGGTAAGAGGAACAGGGTGTTCAATCAGGCAAACGTCCGTTTGAATCTTTTAGGACATGTAAGTACCTCAGTGAATGCTTTTACCTTCAGTGTTCCTAAATGTTGCTTCCAATTCAGTGTTTGATTTCCTCATGAACATGGCTCTGCAGGCATACAAACTGTGGAAGGAAGGTAGATCCTTGGAGATTCTTAATGATGCACTCGATTGCTCGTATCCTGCAACGGAGATTCTTCGTTGCATCCGAATGGGTCTTTTGTGTGTGCAAGAACACAGTGAAGACAGGCCAACAATGGCAGAGGTGGTCATGATGTTGGCTAGTGAAGACCAACAGTTGACTCCACTGAAACAGCCCACCATCACATTGGCAAGCAGTGATGGAGACCTCTCTTCCAAGGAAATTAGTGTGACAATTGCAGGTCGATGAAACATATTCTCTTCTACTGTAAATTAGGTTGTTTCTGATTGAGATGCCAAAATGCAACTCATATGCTACAGAACTTGTCATACTCCAAAGACAAACAAAGCAATATGCTATCAAGCAAACTCAATTGCTTTACCTTCACATTTAGCCAATCTCAGAAATCTTCATGCTTTCCTACATGCCTTCAGTCAGCTTCCTCTGGTTCAGATCTCATATCAAAGCCACTAATAACAGAGCACCACAAAAGAAAAAGCTACAATCTGAACATGAATCCTTTCTGTAACCTTAAGATCAATGATCATACTGCTGGTTTGTATCAGGAAAGAGCATAATAAAGAAAAGGACACACTGCCTGGTAGACAAATGGCAAACCAACATCCATGGCACCCAGCCCTTCCATGAGTGCAAGATAGAGAGaatcatcatgatatcacatctcacAAAATGTTGAGCAAATACCAAAAGCTTGTATTGTTTGTTTCATTACAAAAGTTTCATCATTGCCTTCTCAACATGTTTTTGAGGTCAGGAAGCAGCAGTAAGTTTTTCATGTCAACACATGTATATCTACAGAATATAAAATACATGCAACTGCGTGCTTCTGCCAAAGAATAAAATGGTTTTCCAACCCTTAAAATCCAGCATGATCATAGTCAAAAGGAAGAGTGAGATTGGAAGGGGGGCCATCATCACCTCTCCCCTCCATGAGAGCATTCAAATCAATCAAAAGTTAGGATCCCCAGAACAAAAAAAGGAACACACATGCCCCTATATATCCCTCATCTCAATTATTCCTTAATGCTGTTCAATTTCTTTTCTATAAGAAAAGAAAACTGTGAACACCTCAAACAGGAACAAAACCCACCATCCTTTTCCCATCCACCCCTCCTCATTCCCTTCTGctaaattcagcaagcacctgttCCTATTTCTTGTCCACCCTCTCATAAAATACTATATTGTTatgatcacacacacacacacacacacacactctctctctttttgatggtCAGCTTCTCACTCTGTTCTCCATGTAGCTGGGCCAATAAGGTCACTTCTTGCTGTATCTTCTCTTAATGGAGTTGTTTCTCTTTCCATACTGCTATAGAGGTCCTAATTAAGAGCACACTGCAGTTCTTATCTTTCCTTGCATGCAAGTGCGAGACGTTGTTGCTCAGAGAGAGGCTTCATCCTCCTATCTCTCTTCAGAACCCTGTAGCTGTTCTCTATCTGAAGGTTCCTCCGAGCGTAGGGTGCCAGAAGTCAGTTGTGGTCTCGCTTGCCACCGGGTACGTACTCGTGACAGGAACCAGACACAGTCCTCGGCTTCTAAGGTCTTGCTTCGGTTCATCACAATCCTTGGATTCCTCAGGTATCTGCATTAACACATTGCGTTTGTGTTGTATGATCCCTCACTGACACAGTAGCAAAGACAAGATAGTACCTGTTTTGGCTTCATGGGCTGCCCATTTTTAAAGTAGGGACTGCTTAGAACCTACAATCAGTGATAGATATTTAATCGCTGCAAATGGGTGTTGGAATAGATCTCATGAGAAACACTCGATGGACTTACACCGACTTGGTCATGAAGGAACTTAATGTATTCAATGGCTTCTTGGAGAACCGAGGCAGTATCAGTCTGTCACAAAGAAAGAGAAAGCAGTTCGATCATGAAAAGTGAGGGAGAGATTCGATCATCTGAAAGGAAGACTGTAGCGAGCAATGCTCGTAAAGAAGCATTGTAAGGAAAAGAAGATCAAAAGAAAAGAGACCTCACCTTTCCAAAAGGTGAAACTAGTTGCTGGAGAGCAGTGATTCTGTCCCCTAGTTTCTCTTTCCTCACCTGTAAGCATGCAATCCAAAAGCTATCATACATGTAAAAAGACAAGCTACCAAAGCAAAAGATCATGTatcatcgatccaagtccccatgACTCTAACCACACCTTAAAAGTCGGTAATGGCGAATGCGTCTCTATCCGGGGCTTTTTGGTTGCAGCCTCGCTTCCAGTTTTCTTGGTCGAGGAAGAACATGAGTCTCGATCTCCTCCTGATGACTCCATCTGCTTTGAGAAAGATGGCATAATCCACTGAGGCTCCAAAACCCTAATGATCAGAACAAAAgaacatgatgatgatgtatacCTTAGCTGTGAGCGTGCTACCGCAAACAATTTTGGGCTCCGATGGCTGCATGACATACTTGGAAGGCGTCGGAGAACGGAAAACTGGCCTCATATCACTGGCGGAGGCATTCCATAAGGGTGTGTTGTTGGACAGCGAGGATTTTAGCAGGTGGGAAAGCCATGAAGGCTGCCATAGCTCATCTGAGCTTCCCCCATCGGCGGACATTGGAGACTGGTACTGATTCCTCACTCGACCGTCATAGATGAACTGCTGCTGCTTCGTCTCGGATTCAAGTAGATCTTGCAACATCATCGACGAGCTTGCATAGGAGGCGGGAGTGATGATCTGATAGCCGCCACCAACATCGCTCAAATGATGTTGCTGCTGCAACAACAAGTTCTGGCTCATGTCACCGTATGGATTCGATGTAGAGCTCTCACCGCCTGTAGGTCTCGAACCGAGATCCTCTTGCGGCGTGGCACCGTTCCTATTTCATCAAATCACATacgatcaacaacaacaacaaacaaaCCTAGGAGAATCCAGAGATGAAGCATGCGCCAGAGACATACAGCAAAGCTTGAGTCCAAGTCATGGAAGAAGGCGAGAGTCCACCGTCGGGGTGTTGCATCTTATGAGTCTCTTGGAAAGTGATTGAGCTGCCACAGGCCGACCCTGCGGACTCGTCGAAGGACCGAGCTTTAGCTTCGACCAACTCAGCTGCCGTCCACCAGCTTCCTCCGCTGCATGTTCCTGGCCGGAACTCttctgccatctctctctctctctctctctggtgagGCTCCTCTCTCGGCTTGGGTTGATGACAAGGATGGAGGATGGCGTTGAGGACTTGCTATATAGTGCAACTGTTGGGGGTTCGACTAATATGGCTGTGGAAGTCACGGTCATCAACATCTGACCTCAAGGGGAAGATGGAGAGGTGAAAAGAATTGGCAACCTTCAATTCCCTTACACAAAATGCTTGTCTTTGGACTTGTAATAGCCTTTCATTCATGTTTTTGGATTTATGTTGGCTTGGGTACAAAGGAATATGATGCAGCTTCCTTTACTTTAATCGATTCAAAGCAGACTCAGTCAGTCTCTCAGTAGTAACCTTACTTTCCCAAAAccaaaaagaaagataaaaaatgGTTACTATATATGAATCAAATAAGGTGCATATATTAGCCTTTTTCCTATTTTCCTTTCCTATTTGTTTGTGCATATATTGGCATTCTAATTAGAGTCTCATAAAAGCTCTTTTAATAGGATATTATATGAGAATATGTAACATCGGATTAAGATTAAGATCGACTTATaaagatataatatatttattattattattcttaattTAAAGTATTTTAAACAGATGATTTAGATTCAACTATCATAATATAAGAATATGACTGATATGGGCATATCTAAGCATATTTACATATTGAGATAATGTGGAGGTAATAAGTGTAATTCATTTAACATTTCTATGATTAAGAAGTATAGACAAGTCACTAATATGATTTGTATCACATTAATTTTACTATGATTTGAAACTAGTGTTCTTATGGGAGTTGACTACTTTATAAACCAATGAAAACTTTGGATTTCATAAtagataaataattatatatatatatatatatttggttttATATGGATTAATGAATAAATTCTACATAAATCAAATGTAATAATACACaacttaaaaaaaatcatagtttctctaaaatttatgaatatttataactaacaagaaaattcatgaCTCACATTTGCTTAAATTTAAATAGAGATGAATATTTTTGAAGATCTTAATTAGCTTAGGTGGTAAAAAAATTGATTTGGGATTTATAAGAACCcaactaaaatatttatcatcataTCATAGAAACAAGTTTTTTTAGGTCTTTTTCTACTGAtctattttttttagaatttatagtaactcaatcaaaatatttatcaaataaaatgaGACATTGACTcatctttttatgattttttacctCTCTTTTTTTGGAGATCTCTCAAAACTTTCTTGTGAAATTATATAGGAATTACTGTGACAACGAGAGGGAGATGTTGATGGAAGTCCACTCAAAATAGTAGCGTAATTTAATGCCTCAAAACTTATTTAGTTGCTTGCTCTAGAAAATGTCATAAAATGATATCATAGGGTTAAAGTTGCAGAGGTGCTAACATATCCAAGTCTTACAACTATTCAGAGTTCTTGACCCACTAAATTCGTTTCATTGACTCATCTACTCCCTAAGTTAGGTTAGTATACTATGAATTGCATCAAGTGAACATTAATTTTTGTATTCAGTAACTACTATAATACGGCTTCACGTATActctttacatattgatatcttatgtCTCTATGAATATTTTCTTTATGTAAATTGAGAGTGTTGTCACGAAGAAATAGATAAGAATTTTAGGTGAAAAATTACTTGTAAAgtagattaataataatatttttaacaccTAACATTGTTCAGATATTATCGTATTTTACtttataaatttaaaagtttaatCCTATCTTTATCATTGTGcaaatttctaaaaaaataagtAACTTTTCCTTTTAGGTTATTCCcatgagaaaaaaaattcttatttttagaattattgaACACCATTATTTTTTTAGTATGTAGAATAAATAATATAAGCCATCTAtcactttttctctttttttttaaggtATGAATCGATTAACCTAtatatttacagtatttttatgcTATGTTACAGTGCTTCCAGTAACAttagaaaaatattaaacataatataaaattaatataacattttttttattattttataatatatttttagtattattaaaaAGATTGTAATGTAATATAAAATTACTAAACATAGCGTTTTCTACTACCAAAATAAGAATATTTTTAGAGAAAATCaaaatgagattttattttttaaaaatcatcttttgtcatttatatttatataataataataataataatcatcatcatcatcataataagCATCATCATCAAGAAGCTAAATAGCTGTTAGAATTCAaattcaagagagagagagagcgagagagagacaaGGGCGACGTCATGCTGATGACGGGGCTGTCGTAGGTCAACGTGGGTCCCACTAGGCGTGCTCCTGCGACTGACCCACCGGGACCCACCACCCTTCCCCTTCCACTAACCAGTCAAAAAAGCCTGAAGCTTTTTGCACTCGCCCTCCcgtcttctcctccctctcttcttcttcttcgtcgtcgtcttcttcttcttcttcttcttcttcttctgcatgcCTTGACCTTTTCTTTCCCGTGTTACAACACAACCTTCCCTTCGTTGTTCTCGCACATCGAAAGGAATAGATACTTCACCATCCTCGTCTCTCGTAGATCGACTTCCCGGTGAGCTACGCTTCATCCTCCGGGAGACATCTCACGTTTTAGATCACGTATACTGCGAAAAGTGCTTCACGAtgagatgaatatatatatttatattccgGTGCTTGCAGTCATCTGTGTTCATCCATTTTGTCACTTAGCTTTCGCCTAATATGAATCATGTCTCATACACAAGCTTAAACTTTTAATAGaataacatgataaacaaaataagaTAGTACCAAAAGGTATATTACTATGTTCAAAATAAGTCACCTTTTCCACACACAAAAAGataaatatcataataaaaatcatgtcattCGAGTTACAACGTATTATACGTATCGATCTTAACAAGAATATTAGGAATTTAAACTAGGGAGATATATATGATATCCCAATTTGACTAtatcatatttatataaaaatattgtgCCATGTACTTTTTCTgaaatcaaattataatttttgtAGCTAAAGGAAGCACAAAGCTAAGAAGAAATAAGTCAGTATTAGAGTCATGTCATATGTAATGTAATCTTCTAAATTACATACTTCTTTTTTTGTATATAATTAAATATGGCACAGAGCTAAACATCAAATTCAGTAAACAGCCTTTTTCTGCAAGGACTGAAAGAAGTGATCAAAAGGCTAATTTGTATATTCAAAAGGCACTACTTTAATTTTATgattgacaaaaagaaaattttggtgccaacatgccataattataataaataagtCAATTATTGACTTTTGGGGTGCCAACAACCCAATTAGTAAAGCATTGACTTCAGCCACATCTTGGTCATTTCTGGTCTTCCTCAAAAGCAGTTAGGTCATAGCCATCCACCTCTTTGGATTTGCCCTTTGTCCTCTTTCACCTCTCCATATTCTCCTCATTCTCTTGCACTCATATTATGTTAGAAGGCAATTGCAGCAACACCTCCTTTCACAAAACTCATGTGTTAGAACAAAGGCAGGCTATGGTGTGTCATCACCCACTTCAAACCACAGCAAAGTGATAGGTGTTCCCCCTCACACAAATAGGAAGTTTGGTATCTAATCATCCAACATGAAACATGAGGACTGGTTTACATGTACTCAAGAAGGGAGTGAATGAGAGGATGCAGCATCACTTGAATGATTGCTTGATTAGAAGATATGTCTTTGACTACTACACATGCCATTCCTCCATAGAGACTTGGTTCTACTGAAACTATTTATGATGTGTGGCTGCTTGTAATGGGAAGCAGTACAGGGTGAGAAAGATGTGGACTTTCATGTGAAAACAGTGGCGGCTTCAACTGTGGGGAAAAATTTTCTATGCTGCAACTCTTTTGGTCCATAAGATTTGTCAAATGAGACCTGTCAACTCCACTAAGTCAAATGCCATCATGGTCACATTTGGTGTAATCTTGTACCAACATCAACCATAGGACAAAACCCAACCTGTTCACCTCATGAAGTTGCATCATCCCCTGTTAGAGTCATTCCAGGAGTGGCCAAAGATTAGTCATGTCACTGTGGATGATGACCTGAATGATAACAACTTCATAGTCTTGAGTTATATTGAGTGCTAGAGTGGAGAGATGAACAAACACAATAAACACAAAATTAACATTAGATAAGTTCTCTTATACAGGTAGAATTATAGTTTTGATGTTGAAATATGCACCCTTTTTATTTTCAGTATGTATCATTATCAGAGCAACTACATATATCAGAAAAGATCCATCTAATTGTTTCAACATTAAATATGTACTCATCTAAACAGTGAGGAATTGTGATTTGGCAGTTTGATTCTGAGAGCAGTAGGTAGGAGTGGCATTATGGCTCCACAACCACAAGGACTTGAAGGCAGAAAACATACATTATTCTTAGTGGACTCTATTAAGAGAAAACTGGCCTATGATGCCACACTAATTTTTTAAGATAGAGATCACTTTAGATTATTAAACCCACAATGATAGAGACCACAAATTCCAAACAATTTAAAGGTTTCTTCCATGGCATGTGTGGAAAGTGGACAAGAAGAGCAGGAAAGATGGTAGCATTCTTCTTATCAGAAGTCTTTTTGTTAGAGTCCTccaaaaggagtttgattcacATAAGACTCTCATTCTCTATCCACATGTGGTTTTCACTTCAATTTTTATCATCACTCCTGAAAGCACTGGTTCTAGGTTCATCCTATGGACAATGCTTCCTTCCAAATCTACTCTTCCAAAGATTGACCTACTGCTTCCAAATCCTTGGAGTTGAAATATTGTTCCTGAGTCCAGCTAAAAAGGAGCTTTAGTTTCTGCTCTCAGGAATGATAAATGCTTTAATCATTGGAATAAATTTATAGTGCAACTTGGCAAGTGGTGTTCCATTGACTTCTTTGATTCCTGGTGTACCTCTAAGGTCATAAGTGGGGCCCTAAATGTGGACATGAGATATAAGATGGTGCACTCTTCTCGTCCTCTGTCTAGCTAGGCATCAAATATTCTTTTACATAGATAAAGTTAATTTAGTTAAAGAACACACACTGATCTTTCAGCTTCTTCTTACAGATGAACCATATACAGTCATATTTATGATAAGAGGATGCTACTTTGTCCATATGATTCTTCCCTTAATTGCCATGTACACACATCATAGCCTTATCTCTCTCTTTACTGAGATGTTCTCTTGAGAAGCTAATAATGCTAGAGAGTTCgagggggaaaaaaaagaaaggattgaAAGATCCATATCTCAGTAGGTTGACTTGGTTGCATGTAAAGGGAAGCTTGTAAGTTGATGTTTGTTGTATTCCTAATGCAGTATATTGTTAGACTAGAGGCCAAAAGATTGAAACTGCAATCTAAGCATCGAGTCTGCTGTTCTGAGCCAACACAGAAGATAGAGTGTCCATAGTTCAATTTCAGACTAGGTAGAAGTGAGGAATGATTTGAAGGAGAAAATTTAGAAGCACTGAAGAATGATTTgagggattttattttattttttcttctcaTGATGGTGAGAAGAGAGACTGCAGGATGCATTGGATCTAATCCTCATAACTCATTTTTCCTTGGTCATAATTAATTCTCAGAacctttcatttttcttttcttaagcaaaATGCATCTTTGGAGTGCCATATAAGTTCTTCAATGTAAAATGACAATCATAGAACCTTTGCAGATAGATAAGCAAAAATTGGATGCCTCATGATGGGTAGGTACAGAACCAGAGCTTAAAGTCCTAactttttgttattattttagGATTGTTTTGGTTAGAAGACACCCAGGAATTCTAGCTGATCCTACCATTTGGAGTTGCACAAAGTTTAGAAAAGGAACCATTAG harbors:
- the LOC103998874 gene encoding transcription factor bHLH112 isoform X2, whose product is MAEEFRPGTCSGGSWWTAAELVEAKARSFDESAGSACGSSITFQETHKMQHPDGGLSPSSMTWTQALLNGATPQEDLGSRPTGGESSTSNPYGDMSQNLLLQQQHHLSDVGGGYQIITPASYASSSMMLQDLLESETKQQQFIYDGRVRNQYQSPMSADGGSSDELWQPSWLSHLLKSSLSNNTPLWNASASDMRPVFRSPTPSKYVMQPSEPKIVCGSTLTAKMESSGGDRDSCSSSTKKTGSEAATKKPRIETHSPLPTFKVRKEKLGDRITALQQLVSPFGKTDTASVLQEAIEYIKFLHDQVGVLSSPYFKNGQPMKPKQIPEESKDCDEPKQDLRSRGLCLVPVTSTYPVASETTTDFWHPTLGGTFR
- the LOC103998874 gene encoding transcription factor bHLH112 isoform X1; protein product: MAEEFRPGTCSGGSWWTAAELVEAKARSFDESAGSACGSSITFQETHKMQHPDGGLSPSSMTWTQALLNGATPQEDLGSRPTGGESSTSNPYGDMSQNLLLQQQHHLSDVGGGYQIITPASYASSSMMLQDLLESETKQQQFIYDGRVRNQYQSPMSADGGSSDELWQPSWLSHLLKSSLSNNTPLWNASASDMRPVFRSPTPSKYVMQPSEPKIVCGSTLTAKQMESSGGDRDSCSSSTKKTGSEAATKKPRIETHSPLPTFKVRKEKLGDRITALQQLVSPFGKTDTASVLQEAIEYIKFLHDQVGVLSSPYFKNGQPMKPKQIPEESKDCDEPKQDLRSRGLCLVPVTSTYPVASETTTDFWHPTLGGTFR
- the LOC135623600 gene encoding receptor-like serine/threonine-protein kinase SD1-8; protein product: MAKLQLFLLVEALAAAAAAVLGQSTGDRLAANGTIASNQTLISAGGVFQLGFFNSSGSGNGYLGIRYYNPADPSVVWVANRNKPLNLSTATMNLTADGTLSLFDNGIIIWSTGTSRAINPVLQLLDSGNLVMIAGNSNSPLWQSFDHPCDTLLPGMKLGVDYKANISRQLVSWKSPTDPSPGDYAFKMETRGVPEISIWSSSKKTYRTGPWTNQGFSGNPKMKDSNISNKLNFSFVSNQNGVYYTTEYKNNSLLSRAVMNATGRFERWNWDGGSWSNFWYVPEDECDHYARCGSNSICTKEYYSYSCNCIEGFEDKGSLGCERTIPLSCSSDRFWKVQSIKLPDTENATTDSSKSTLAACEDWCSKNCSCLAYAMAGLNGCVTWSGDLVDLRNFTSGGDDLYVRLAASESESSRSNERELAIGLPLLLGFLLLCCLGLLLWWRKRGKKQGILGTDTESSVKETGLLLDLPKVMDKDDLFGQSNSSGCESLQQLPRTDFDTSEQHWRSIMINSENANLNNERAASVNLLGTLSSYDLATIKAATNDFSAANKLGEGGFGAVYKDQLQDGQTIAVKKLSRHSSQGPDEFKNELTLIANLQHRNLVRLLGSCIEGDERLLVLEYMENGSLDAFIYDKTKSVLLNWQKRLDIIVGIARGLLYLHQDSNLRVIHRDLKPSNILLDKDMNPKISDFGIARIFERDEGHENATTRPVGTFGYMAPEYLSSGIFSFKSDVFSFGVIVLEILSGKRNRVFNQANVRLNLLGHAYKLWKEGRSLEILNDALDCSYPATEILRCIRMGLLCVQEHSEDRPTMAEVVMMLASEDQQLTPLKQPTITLASSDGDLSSKEISVTIAGR